In one Epinephelus moara isolate mb chromosome 6, YSFRI_EMoa_1.0, whole genome shotgun sequence genomic region, the following are encoded:
- the cdc42l gene encoding cell division cycle 42, like, giving the protein MQTIKCVVVGDGAVGKTCLLISYTTNKFPSEYVPTVFDNYAVTVMIGGEPYTLGLFDTAGQEDYDRLRPLSYPQTDVFLVCFSVVSPSSFENVKEKWVPEISHHCPRTPFLLVGTQVDLREDSNTIEKLAKNKQRPLNPESGEKLARELKAVKYVECSALTQRGLKNVFDEAILAALEPPETKTKRKCVLL; this is encoded by the exons ATGCAAACTATAAAATGTGTAGTGGTAGGGGACGGTGCAGTAGGAAAGACCTGCTTACTGATCTCCTACACAACCAACAAGTTCCCCTCAGAATATGTGCCTACG GTTTTTGACAATTATGCAGTGACAGTGATGATTGGAGGAGAGCCCTATACACTCGGCCTATTTGACACAGCAG GTCAGGAGGATTATGACAGGCTGCGTCCTCTCAGCTACCCACAGACAGACGTGTTCCTCGTATGTTTCTCCGTCGTCTCCCCCTCATCATTTGAAAACGTCAAAGAGAAG TGGGTCCCTGAGATTTCTCACCACTGCCCACGCACACCCTTCCTGTTAGTGGGAACACAGGTGGATCTGCGGGAAGACAGCAACACGATCGAGAAGCTGGCGAAGAACAAACAGCGCCCCCTAAATCCTGAGAGTGGAGAGAAGCTGGCTCGTGAGCTCAAGGCTGTCAAATACGTGGAGTGCTCTGCTCTGACACAG CGAGGGCTTAAGAACGTGTTCGACGAGGCCATCCTGGCTGCCCTGGAGCCTCCCGAGACCAAAACCAAGAGAAAGTGTGTCCTACTATAG
- the wnt4b gene encoding wingless-type MMTV integration site family, member 4b, which produces MPTVSTVNLTAPLLLLLLWATHPTMATNWLSLARLPRSRPVSGAAPCARLRGLTPGQVGVCRARGEVMESVRKAAEMVIEECQHQFRNRRWNCSTTPRGINVFGRVMNQGTREAAFVHALSSAAVAVAVTRACTRGELERCGCDRKVRGVSPEGFQWSGCSDNLSYGVAFSQTFVDEPERAKGLSAGRPLMNLHNNEAGRKAILHNMQVECKCHGVSGSCELRTCWKVMPPFRRVGVVLKERFDGATEVRLTRIGSRTALLPRDPQVKPPAARDLVYLAPSPDFCHLDPDNGIPGTAGRRCNGTSRLAPDGCELVCCGPGYRAGRAEVVQRCSCKFSWCCSVRCQQCKNTVTIHTCRV; this is translated from the exons atGCCAACTGTCTCCACTGTCAATCTCACGGCaccactcctcctcctgttgCTATGGGCAACCCACCCCACCATGGCAACCAACTGGCT CTCCCTGGCGCGGCTGCCTCGCTCCAGGCCCGTGTCCGGTGCGGCCCCATGTGCGCGGCTGAGGGGGCTGACCCCAGGGCAGGTGGGGGTGTGCAGGGCGCGAGGGGAGGTCATGGAGTCCGTACGCAAGGCAGCCGAGATGGTCATAGAAGAG TGCCAGCACCAGTTCAGGAACCGCCGCTGGAACTGTTCCACCACCCCACGTGGGATCAATGTATTTGGCAGAGTCATGAACCAAG GGACTCGTGAGGCGGCCTTTGTGCACGCTTTGtcctcagcagcagtggcaGTGGCTGTGACCCGAGCCTGCACCCGCGGGGAGCTGGAGAGGTGTGGCTGTGACAGGAAGGTCAGGGGGGTCAGTCCCGAGG GCTTCCAGTGGTCAGGGTGCAGTGACAATCTGTCCTACGGTGTGGCTTTCTCCCAAACATTTGTGGATGAACCAGAACGAGCCAAGGGGCTGTCAGCGGGGCGACCACTCATGAACCTCCATAACAACGAGGCTGGCCGAAAG GCCATCCTTCACAACATGCAGGTGGAGTGTAAGTGTCATGGTGTCTCTGGCTCCTGCGAGTTACGGACCTGCTGGAAGGTTATGCCTCCATTCAGGCGCGTTGgtgtggtgctcaaagaacGCTTTGATGGAGCCACGGAG GTTCGCCTGACTCGTATAGGATCCAGGACAGCTCTGCTCCCCCGAGACCCCCAAGTCAAACCCCCTGCTGCCAGAGACCTTGTGTACCTTGCGCCCTCCCCAGATTTCTGCCATCTTGACCCTGACAACGGTATCCCTGGGACGGCTGGTAGGAGATGTAACG GAACCTCTCGGCTGGCTCCAGATGGCTGCGAGCTGGTGTGCTGCGGGCCAGGGTACAGAGCGGGCCGTGCTGAGGTGGTGCAGCGCTGCTCCTGCAAGTTTTCCTGGTGCTGCTCAGTCCGCTGCCAGCAGTGCAAGAACACAGTCACCATTCACACCTGCAGAGTCTAA